A part of Streptomyces sp. NBC_01276 genomic DNA contains:
- a CDS encoding helix-turn-helix transcriptional regulator, which yields MTRPMLTQREAAAACGVSRSTIRRRREAGDLPGCVEDPARGWMIPVDALLAAGFRLNAPSPAEDPAAEAPAGPAEAPADGGPDAAALRAELDRIRAEHALALAHAEYGQKLAEAEAEHLRVQLAERGERIADLQRAVAALTPAPERAALTPRPQGPAVPGQTQAEPVPESEPRKRRWGWRS from the coding sequence ATGACGCGCCCGATGCTGACCCAGCGGGAGGCGGCCGCCGCGTGCGGCGTCAGCCGCTCCACCATCCGCCGCCGCCGTGAGGCCGGTGACCTGCCCGGTTGTGTGGAGGACCCCGCGCGGGGCTGGATGATCCCGGTGGACGCCCTGCTGGCCGCCGGGTTCCGCCTCAACGCCCCCTCACCGGCGGAGGACCCCGCCGCCGAGGCCCCGGCCGGCCCCGCCGAGGCCCCCGCCGACGGCGGCCCGGATGCGGCCGCCCTGCGGGCCGAGCTGGACCGGATCCGCGCGGAGCACGCCCTGGCCCTGGCCCACGCCGAGTACGGGCAGAAATTGGCGGAGGCCGAGGCCGAGCACCTGCGGGTGCAGCTGGCGGAGCGGGGCGAGCGGATCGCCGACTTGCAGCGGGCGGTGGCCGCCCTGACCCCGGCCCCGGAACGGGCCGCACTCACCCCCCGGCCGCAGGGGCCGGCCGTCCCCGGCCAGACCCAGGCCGAACCGGTCCCGGAGTCCGAGCCGCGCAAGCGGCGGTGGGGCTGGCGGTCCTGA